Proteins co-encoded in one Phycodurus eques isolate BA_2022a chromosome 14, UOR_Pequ_1.1, whole genome shotgun sequence genomic window:
- the LOC133413197 gene encoding bcl-2-modifying factor-like isoform X1, giving the protein MEDEEDDVFEPDLHCWRTTFKEIKCEERATQTLGPVLASNNGMLPCGVAKEPRPLFYGNAGFRLHFPAHFELVGDQEVRRRESEDGMEQQHQQQQQPMARNIEACIGQKLRLIGDQFHREHLELYHRNQRNRALLWWRLARAMFGLMFDRGFLARRGRARRSGTVEVWKGFKRSPRDGDYQLLYRVFSF; this is encoded by the exons atggaggatgaggaggatgatgtGTTTGAGCCAGACCTCCACTGCTGGCGCACCACATTCAAGGAGATAAAGTGTGAGGAGCGGGCTACACAGACACTTGGCCCTGTCCTGGCATCGAACAACGGCATGCTGCCCTGTGGAGTCGCAAAGGAGCCGAGACCACTCTTCTACG GTAACGCAGGTTTTCGATTGCACTTCCCGGCCCACTTTGAGCTTGTTGGGGATCAGGAGGTGAGACGGCGAGAAAGCGAAGACGGAATGGAGCAGcaacaccagcagcagcagcagcccatGGCACGCAACATAGAGGCCTGCATCGGTCAGAAACTCCGGCTGATTGGAGACCAGTTTCATCGGGAACACTTAGAGCTG TATCATCGAAACCAAAGGAATCGGGCGCTGCTGTGGTGGCGTCTGGCCAGAGCCATGTTCGGCCTGATGTTTGACAGGGGCTTCTTGGCCAGACGAGGTAGAGCAAGACGGAG TGGCACAGTTGAAGTGTGGAAGGGGTTCAAAAGGTCTCCGCGGGACGGGGACTACCAACTTTTATACagggttttttctttttaa
- the LOC133413197 gene encoding bcl-2-modifying factor-like isoform X2 produces the protein MEDEEDDVFEPDLHCWRTTFKEIKCEERATQTLGPVLASNNGMLPCGVAKEPRPLFYGNAGFRLHFPAHFELVGDQEVRRRESEDGMEQQHQQQQQPMARNIEACIGQKLRLIGDQFHREHLELYHRNQRNRALLWWRLARAMFGLMFDRGFLARRGRARRR, from the exons atggaggatgaggaggatgatgtGTTTGAGCCAGACCTCCACTGCTGGCGCACCACATTCAAGGAGATAAAGTGTGAGGAGCGGGCTACACAGACACTTGGCCCTGTCCTGGCATCGAACAACGGCATGCTGCCCTGTGGAGTCGCAAAGGAGCCGAGACCACTCTTCTACG GTAACGCAGGTTTTCGATTGCACTTCCCGGCCCACTTTGAGCTTGTTGGGGATCAGGAGGTGAGACGGCGAGAAAGCGAAGACGGAATGGAGCAGcaacaccagcagcagcagcagcccatGGCACGCAACATAGAGGCCTGCATCGGTCAGAAACTCCGGCTGATTGGAGACCAGTTTCATCGGGAACACTTAGAGCTG TATCATCGAAACCAAAGGAATCGGGCGCTGCTGTGGTGGCGTCTGGCCAGAGCCATGTTCGGCCTGATGTTTGACAGGGGCTTCTTGGCCAGACGAGGTAGAGCAAGACGGAGGTGA